In Sagittula stellata E-37, the following are encoded in one genomic region:
- a CDS encoding ABC transporter ATP-binding protein gives MANLTLTNVKKTYGGAVTVLEDINLEIETGELIVFVGPSGCGKSTLLRMIAGLERITGGDLEIDGMVVNDVPPAQRGIAMVFQSYALYPHMTVRDNMAFALKIAKMPKTEIDQRVDRAAKILQLGDYLDRLPKALSGGQRQRVAIGRSIVRDPKVYLFDEPLSNLDAALRVATRIEIAQLKESMPDSTMIYVTHDQVEAMTLATRIVVLAGGGIAQVGTPLELYETPENEFVARFIGSPAMNLIPGKIVRTGAETHVRTKDGGEAISTVPTLPEDMGKTVNIGVRPEDLVATAEGAPFLYHGRVDITEALGEVTILYFHPDAEGTDPVIAKLPGIHKDMRGIDVKVTADPSKVHIFEDGQSLVYRDRPKKRIVAGLH, from the coding sequence ATGGCCAATCTGACACTGACGAATGTGAAGAAGACCTATGGCGGTGCCGTCACCGTCCTTGAGGATATCAACCTTGAGATCGAGACCGGAGAACTGATCGTCTTTGTCGGTCCCTCGGGCTGCGGCAAGTCCACCCTTTTGCGCATGATCGCAGGGCTGGAAAGGATCACCGGCGGTGACCTTGAAATCGACGGAATGGTGGTCAACGATGTGCCGCCCGCGCAGCGCGGCATCGCGATGGTGTTCCAGTCCTACGCGCTTTATCCGCACATGACGGTGCGCGACAACATGGCCTTCGCGCTGAAGATCGCCAAGATGCCCAAGACAGAGATCGACCAGAGGGTCGACCGCGCCGCAAAGATCCTGCAGCTTGGCGATTATCTCGACCGCCTGCCCAAGGCGCTGTCGGGGGGTCAACGGCAGCGGGTGGCGATCGGACGCTCCATCGTGCGCGACCCGAAGGTCTATCTGTTTGACGAGCCGCTCTCGAACCTTGACGCGGCATTGCGCGTCGCCACCCGGATCGAGATCGCGCAACTGAAAGAGTCGATGCCGGATTCGACGATGATCTACGTCACCCACGACCAGGTCGAGGCGATGACACTGGCGACTCGGATCGTTGTCTTGGCGGGTGGCGGTATCGCGCAGGTCGGCACGCCGCTTGAACTTTACGAGACGCCGGAAAACGAATTCGTCGCGCGGTTCATCGGCTCGCCGGCCATGAACCTGATCCCGGGCAAGATCGTCCGGACCGGCGCCGAGACGCATGTCCGGACCAAGGACGGCGGAGAGGCGATTTCAACCGTGCCGACCCTGCCAGAGGACATGGGAAAGACCGTCAATATCGGCGTGCGCCCCGAAGATCTCGTCGCCACGGCGGAAGGCGCGCCATTCCTCTATCACGGCCGCGTCGACATTACCGAGGCATTGGGAGAGGTGACCATCCTTTATTTCCACCCGGACGCCGAAGGCACCGATCCGGTGATCGCCAAACTGCCCGGCATTCACAAGGACATGCGCGGCATCGACGTCAAGGTGACCGCCGACCCGTCAAAGGTGCACATCTTCGAAGACGGCCAGTCGCTGGTCTACCGCGACCGTCCGAAGAAACGCATCGTCGCAGGCCTGCACTGA
- a CDS encoding carbohydrate ABC transporter permease, translating into MNPLIQGLATIVLGVGGCVAYFYASNLLLDRVLYPAKGPNIAANIRRANTVRPWLFIFPALLVLAVYLAYPVVGSAWRSLFNRSGDEFIALGNYVALFESPDFRRSFLNNALWAIFVPVMSVTAGLIAAQLSDTLKWGNIAKSLIFMPMAISFVGASLIWKFVYAVDSDIGLINAMVAGLFGAGPVDVIQIPFWNNFFLMFILVWIQTGFAMVILSAALRGIPEETIEAAILDGANPFQIFFRIKMPQIFSTIVVVWTTITVASLKIFDIVYAMTGGNFGTEILPSYMMSFMFRDDGRATSVALVIMIIVLPVMISNIRQAQQELR; encoded by the coding sequence ATGAATCCCCTTATTCAGGGACTTGCGACAATCGTTCTGGGCGTGGGTGGCTGTGTCGCCTACTTCTACGCGTCGAACCTGCTGCTGGACAGGGTGCTGTACCCTGCCAAGGGGCCGAACATCGCGGCCAACATCCGGCGGGCGAACACCGTCCGGCCCTGGCTTTTCATCTTCCCTGCTCTTCTGGTCTTGGCGGTCTACCTGGCCTACCCGGTCGTGGGGTCCGCCTGGCGGTCGCTGTTCAACCGCTCAGGGGATGAGTTCATCGCGCTTGGCAACTACGTGGCGCTGTTTGAATCGCCCGATTTCCGCCGTTCCTTCCTCAACAACGCGCTTTGGGCGATCTTCGTGCCGGTAATGTCGGTGACCGCCGGCCTGATCGCGGCGCAGCTCAGCGATACGCTGAAGTGGGGCAACATCGCCAAGTCGCTGATCTTCATGCCCATGGCGATCAGCTTTGTCGGCGCTTCGCTGATCTGGAAGTTCGTCTATGCGGTCGACAGTGACATCGGCCTGATCAACGCCATGGTTGCGGGGCTGTTCGGGGCGGGGCCGGTCGACGTGATCCAGATCCCGTTCTGGAACAACTTCTTCCTGATGTTCATCCTGGTCTGGATCCAGACCGGCTTTGCCATGGTGATCCTGTCGGCGGCCCTGCGCGGCATCCCCGAGGAGACCATCGAGGCCGCCATCCTGGACGGGGCGAACCCGTTCCAGATCTTCTTCCGGATCAAGATGCCGCAGATCTTCTCCACCATCGTGGTGGTCTGGACGACGATCACCGTGGCGTCGCTGAAAATCTTCGACATCGTCTACGCGATGACCGGCGGCAATTTCGGCACCGAGATCCTGCCCAGTTACATGATGAGCTTCATGTTCCGCGACGACGGCCGCGCGACCTCGGTGGCGCTGGTCATCATGATCATCGTCCTGCCGGTGATGATCTCGAACATCCGCCAGGCGCAGCAAGAACTTCGGTAG
- a CDS encoding carbohydrate ABC transporter permease — protein MDNIAGKTPALSWAKNIAMAAMVLIWVIPTLGLLVSSFRDRDQISATGWWQAMLPVELTARARTVTEAVADGPLFRVEGDIFDDEEARSYFSGMPGDISAFGTRGAEPTAYPPGTTADLGDGETLTVNADGSYIWITPEEPGSRGQRVYFAAESPPKLTLDNYRTVLSGDNMGRAFINTLTVAIPATIIPILIAAFAAYALAWMEFPIRGLLIAGIVGLLVVPIQLALVPVLNLHNDIGVGQSFVGIWLAHTGFGMPLAVYLLRNYMAGLPRDIIECARVDGATDFQIFIKIILPLSLPALASFAIFQFLWTWNDLLVAKVFLPSADEAKVMTVKIADDLLGSRGGDWGILAAAAFVSIAVPLAVFFSLQRFLVRGLLAGSVK, from the coding sequence ATGGACAATATCGCAGGAAAAACACCCGCGCTGAGCTGGGCCAAGAACATCGCCATGGCGGCCATGGTCCTGATCTGGGTCATACCGACGCTCGGCCTTTTGGTATCGTCCTTTCGGGATCGCGACCAGATCTCGGCCACGGGCTGGTGGCAGGCGATGCTGCCGGTGGAGCTGACGGCACGGGCGCGCACCGTCACCGAGGCCGTCGCCGATGGACCGCTGTTCCGGGTTGAGGGCGATATCTTCGACGATGAAGAGGCGCGGTCGTACTTTTCGGGCATGCCCGGGGACATCTCGGCCTTTGGCACACGCGGGGCAGAGCCCACCGCCTATCCGCCGGGCACGACGGCCGATCTGGGCGATGGCGAGACACTGACCGTGAACGCCGACGGCTCCTACATCTGGATCACGCCGGAAGAGCCGGGCAGTCGCGGACAGCGGGTCTATTTCGCCGCCGAAAGCCCGCCCAAGCTGACGCTGGACAACTACCGGACAGTGCTGTCGGGCGACAACATGGGCCGCGCTTTCATCAACACGCTCACTGTGGCCATCCCGGCGACGATCATCCCGATCCTGATCGCCGCTTTCGCCGCCTATGCGCTGGCCTGGATGGAGTTCCCGATACGCGGGCTGCTGATCGCGGGCATCGTCGGGCTACTGGTGGTGCCGATTCAATTGGCGCTCGTGCCGGTGCTGAACCTGCACAACGACATCGGCGTGGGGCAGAGCTTTGTCGGCATCTGGCTGGCGCATACCGGCTTCGGGATGCCGCTCGCCGTCTACCTCTTGCGCAACTACATGGCGGGGCTGCCGCGCGACATCATCGAATGCGCGCGAGTGGACGGGGCGACGGATTTTCAGATCTTCATCAAGATCATCCTGCCGCTGTCGCTGCCCGCGCTCGCCTCCTTCGCGATCTTCCAGTTTCTCTGGACCTGGAACGACCTGCTGGTGGCCAAGGTGTTCCTGCCCTCGGCAGACGAGGCCAAGGTCATGACGGTCAAGATCGCCGACGACCTCCTGGGGTCTCGCGGCGGCGATTGGGGCATTCTCGCGGCAGCGGCCTTTGTGTCCATCGCCGTTCCGCTGGCCGTGTTCTTCAGCCTGCAGCGGTTCCTCGTGCGCGGTCTGCTGGCGGGTTCCGTCAAATGA
- a CDS encoding LacI family DNA-binding transcriptional regulator — MATLKDIAKITGLSATTVSRALRGFDDVTPATRERVQVVARKLNYRANHSARKLVSGRSGIVGLVLDTPPASFESAHFFEITFALTQEMAALGLDLVLHISTDSDPLKTYDRLIGQGMIDAFVVLFPRTDDPRMDFLRSRGVPFVVHGKHVETPDYPYFDVDTSDLTTMAVSHLASHGHRRIALLNGDESWMVSRERAQAFTAALAKAGLAPSLELICHGDTSHAFGHDAARALLESSLRPTGFVCCNSLVAAGVLEAVAEAGLNVPSDISVVAHDDELPGMDTKGLAPPLTVTHTALRDAAAPLADLLRRRLNGEAEADLQVCDKARWIERDSVAHAPTS; from the coding sequence GTGGCAACGCTCAAGGACATTGCAAAGATCACAGGGCTTTCGGCGACGACGGTCAGCCGGGCCCTGCGGGGGTTCGACGATGTCACCCCGGCGACCCGCGAACGCGTTCAGGTGGTGGCGCGCAAGCTGAACTACCGGGCGAATCACAGCGCGCGAAAGCTGGTGTCCGGGCGTTCGGGCATCGTGGGCCTTGTCCTGGACACCCCGCCCGCCAGTTTCGAATCCGCACACTTCTTCGAAATCACCTTCGCACTAACCCAGGAAATGGCCGCGCTGGGTCTCGATCTCGTTCTACACATTTCCACCGACTCAGATCCGTTGAAGACCTACGACCGGCTGATCGGACAAGGGATGATCGACGCCTTCGTGGTGCTGTTCCCTCGGACGGACGATCCGCGCATGGACTTCCTGCGCAGCAGGGGCGTTCCCTTCGTCGTCCATGGCAAACATGTCGAGACACCGGACTACCCTTACTTCGATGTCGATACCTCGGACCTTACGACGATGGCGGTGTCGCATCTTGCCAGTCACGGGCATCGGCGGATCGCACTTCTGAACGGCGATGAAAGCTGGATGGTGTCGCGGGAACGTGCGCAGGCGTTTACGGCGGCCTTGGCCAAAGCCGGCCTTGCCCCCTCCCTCGAACTGATCTGCCATGGCGATACATCGCATGCCTTCGGTCATGACGCCGCGCGGGCGTTGCTTGAATCTTCTCTCCGTCCAACGGGCTTCGTCTGCTGCAATTCCCTTGTCGCCGCGGGTGTTCTGGAGGCCGTCGCCGAAGCAGGCCTGAACGTCCCTTCCGATATCTCGGTAGTGGCGCATGACGATGAGTTGCCCGGAATGGACACAAAAGGGCTGGCCCCGCCGTTGACCGTCACTCACACGGCGCTGAGGGATGCCGCCGCCCCACTCGCCGATCTGCTGCGGCGACGGCTCAACGGCGAAGCAGAGGCCGATCTGCAAGTTTGCGACAAGGCCCGCTGGATCGAGCGCGACTCGGTCGCGCACGCGCCAACGTCATAG
- a CDS encoding ABC transporter substrate-binding protein, with protein MKPASRTAVLCSASIIAASFGCAAMADADLRFPIGEGPFDWAEFQTFADSHDFSGQTLEITGAGTGRDADLLREIFAYFAEATGAEVKYSGSDSYEQDIVIAVQAGTPPDVALYPQPGLAADMAKRGHLVPLAEGTRQWYIDNFAAGESWADLASPRGPDGTPHVYGIFNAVDVKSLVWYSPEAFDENGYDIPQSMEELKSLAESMVDDGLTPFCLGLGAGAGTGWPATDWVEDFMLRTQPPEVYDQWVKNEIPFTDPRVVGAIEEYGYFARNDDYVDGGSSAAATIDFRDSPDGLFEFPPKCMMHRQASFIPTFFPDGVAVGEDADFFYFPSYDSKDLGRPVLGSGGLATIMQDKPIAHAFMAFLQTSLPHALTAAQGKTLTPHTGVSLDAYATDTGRALAEILLSATTFRFDGSDLMPGEIGTDAFWNAMVEYTTGSLSAEEAAAAIQSRWDSIR; from the coding sequence ATGAAACCTGCATCTCGGACCGCAGTCCTTTGCTCCGCATCCATCATCGCAGCATCGTTCGGCTGTGCGGCCATGGCCGACGCCGATCTGCGCTTTCCCATCGGAGAGGGGCCGTTCGACTGGGCGGAATTCCAGACCTTTGCCGATAGCCACGACTTCTCGGGGCAGACGCTGGAAATCACCGGCGCGGGCACCGGTCGCGACGCCGATCTTCTGCGAGAGATCTTCGCTTATTTCGCCGAGGCCACGGGCGCCGAGGTGAAATACTCCGGCTCCGACAGCTATGAGCAGGACATCGTGATTGCCGTGCAGGCGGGAACGCCACCCGACGTGGCGCTGTACCCGCAACCGGGTCTCGCGGCGGACATGGCAAAGCGGGGCCACCTTGTGCCGCTCGCCGAGGGCACGCGGCAGTGGTACATCGACAATTTCGCAGCCGGGGAATCCTGGGCGGATCTGGCCAGCCCAAGGGGTCCGGACGGCACGCCGCATGTCTACGGGATCTTCAACGCCGTCGACGTGAAATCGCTGGTCTGGTATTCCCCGGAGGCCTTCGACGAAAACGGCTACGACATCCCGCAAAGCATGGAAGAGCTCAAGTCGCTCGCCGAGTCCATGGTGGACGATGGGCTGACGCCTTTCTGCCTGGGACTGGGGGCAGGGGCCGGGACCGGCTGGCCCGCCACCGACTGGGTCGAGGACTTCATGCTGCGCACCCAGCCGCCCGAGGTCTACGACCAGTGGGTGAAAAACGAGATCCCGTTCACCGACCCGCGCGTCGTGGGCGCAATCGAGGAATACGGTTATTTCGCGCGGAACGACGATTATGTCGACGGAGGCTCCAGCGCGGCGGCCACCATCGACTTCCGTGATAGCCCGGACGGTCTGTTCGAATTCCCGCCGAAATGCATGATGCACCGGCAGGCCTCGTTCATCCCGACTTTCTTTCCCGATGGCGTCGCCGTCGGCGAGGACGCCGATTTCTTCTATTTCCCGTCTTATGACAGCAAGGATCTGGGCCGTCCGGTTCTGGGGTCCGGCGGGCTGGCGACGATCATGCAGGACAAGCCCATTGCGCACGCCTTCATGGCTTTTCTGCAGACCTCGCTGCCGCATGCGCTGACCGCCGCGCAGGGCAAGACCCTGACGCCGCATACGGGTGTCAGCCTCGACGCCTATGCGACAGACACAGGGCGGGCGCTGGCCGAGATCCTGCTGAGCGCGACAACCTTCCGCTTTGACGGGTCGGACCTGATGCCGGGCGAGATCGGCACGGACGCCTTCTGGAACGCCATGGTGGAATACACCACCGGCAGCCTGTCCGCCGAAGAGGCCGCCGCCGCGATCCAGTCCCGATGGGACTCCATCCGCTAG
- the nadC gene encoding carboxylating nicotinate-nucleotide diphosphorylase, with product MTQSPLPDLILEPLVRGALMEDLGTYGDITTRTVIPPGTRYAARLNAREAGVVSGLQIAALAFRLVDPALKVCAHRADGDAIRPGDLLMEIEGEAASILSGERVALNFAGRLSGIATLTAAFVAETKGTAARVTCTRKTTPGLRLVEKQAVLHGGGFNHRFSLSDAILIKDNHIAAAGGIRPVLQAVKAHASHMVRCEIEVDRLDQLAEVLDEGGADVVLLDNMDTPTLREAVAMTGGRLVLEASGNMRLDRVAEVAGTGVDYISSGALTHSARTLDLGLDF from the coding sequence ATGACCCAGTCTCCCTTGCCCGACCTGATCCTTGAACCGCTCGTCCGGGGGGCCTTGATGGAGGATCTGGGCACCTACGGCGACATCACGACACGAACGGTCATCCCGCCGGGCACACGCTATGCGGCGCGGCTGAACGCGCGTGAGGCCGGGGTTGTCTCGGGCCTGCAGATCGCGGCGCTGGCCTTTCGGTTGGTCGATCCGGCGTTGAAGGTATGCGCGCACCGCGCGGACGGGGATGCGATCCGCCCGGGCGACCTGCTGATGGAGATCGAGGGCGAAGCCGCGTCGATCCTGTCCGGCGAACGGGTGGCGCTGAACTTTGCCGGGCGCCTTTCCGGCATCGCCACGCTGACCGCCGCCTTCGTCGCGGAGACGAAGGGCACCGCCGCGCGCGTGACCTGCACACGCAAGACGACGCCCGGTTTGCGATTGGTAGAGAAACAGGCCGTTCTGCATGGCGGTGGGTTCAATCACCGGTTCTCCCTGTCGGACGCGATCCTCATCAAGGACAACCATATCGCTGCGGCTGGTGGCATTCGCCCGGTCCTGCAAGCCGTGAAGGCACATGCCTCGCATATGGTGCGCTGCGAGATCGAGGTCGACCGCCTGGATCAGCTGGCCGAAGTGCTGGACGAAGGGGGGGCCGACGTCGTGCTTTTGGACAACATGGACACGCCGACGCTGCGCGAAGCGGTCGCGATGACCGGAGGACGGCTGGTGCTTGAGGCCTCGGGCAACATGCGGCTGGATCGTGTGGCCGAAGTGGCCGGTACGGGCGTGGACTACATCTCGTCCGGTGCCCTGACCCATTCGGCGCGGACGCTGGACCTTGGGCTGGATTTCTGA